The Solanum lycopersicum chromosome 6, SLM_r2.1 genome has a window encoding:
- the LOC101259164 gene encoding transcription factor MTB3, translating to MAEKFFLKGEDKVNMEGVLGSEAVEFFSWSASNHMLTEFTSSRGDLGVQQALCKIVEGSDWTYAIYWQVAKSKSGKSALIWGDGHCRETKIGQGEGANDSAHQKMMDGNKKKMVLQKIHTCFGGSEDDNIAAKLESVSDVEVFYLTSMYYIFPFDKPSSPSQSFNSARSIWGSDLKGCLEHFQSRSYLAKLARFETLVFVPLKSGVVELGSVKSIPEDQNLIQMVKTSVVVSNPPQPKANTKIFGRELSLGGAKSGPISINFSPKVEEELSFASDSYEVQAALGSSQVYGNSSNGYRSDEGEGKLYKEELDERKPRKRGRKPANGREEALNHVEAERQRREKLNQRFYALRAVVPNISKMDKASLLGDAIAYITDLQARIRVLDAEKEMVGDKQKQQVILEIDFHQRQDDAVVRVGCPLNAHPVSRVLKTFQEHQVVAQESNVSLTENGELVHMFSIRAPGPAAEDLKEKLTAALSK from the coding sequence ATGGCAGAGAAATTTTTTCTGAAGGGAGAGGATAAGGTTAATATGGAGGGGGTATTAGGCAGCGAAGCAGTAGAATTTTTCTCTTGGTCAGCTTCAAATCACATGCTGACAGAATTTACTTCATCAAGGGGGGATTTGGGAGTGCAGCAGGCGCTCTGCAAGATTGTTGAGGGGTCTGATTGGACTTATGCAATCTATTGGCAAGTTGCAAAGTCGAAATCTGGAAAATCAGCTTTAATATGGGGCGATGGACATTGCAGAGAAACAAAGATAGGGCAAGGTGAAGGTGCAAATGATTCCGCGCATCAGAAAATGATGGACGGAAACAAGAAAAAGATGGTTCTTCAAAAGATTCACACTTGCTTTGGAGGGTCAGAAGATGATAATATTGCTGCCAAGTTGGAATCTGTTTCGGACGTGGAGGTGTTTtatctcacatcaatgtatTATATCTTCCCATTCGATAAGCCTTCTAGTCCTTCTCAATCATTTAATTCTGCTAGATCAATATGGGGTTCTGATTTAAAAGGTTGCTTAGAGCATTTCCAATCAAGATCTTATCTAGCAAAGTTGGCTCGATTCGAGACACTAGTGTTTGTTCCGCTGAAATCAGGGGTTGTGGAGCTTGGTTCTGTGAAGTCTATTCCGGAAGATCAGAATTTGATTCAGATGGTGAAAACATCGGTGGTGGTATCTAATCCTCCGCAGCCCAAAGCAAATACAAAGATATTTGGTCGGGAACTCAGTCTAGGTGGCGCTAAGTCAGGTCCCATCAGCATAAATTTTTCTCCGAAGGTGGAAGAAGAGCTGAGTTTTGCTTCAGATTCGTACGAAGTACAAGCAGCGCTAGGTAGTTCTCAGGTTTATGGGAACTCATCAAACGGGTATCGAAGTGATGAAGGTGAAGGGAAACTTTACAAGGAAGAATTAGATGAACGGAAACCAAGAAAGAGGGGCAGAAAGCCTGCCAATGGGAGGGAAGAAGCATTGAATCATGTTGAAGCAGAGAGGCAAAGGCGTGAGAAGCTAAACCAGAGGTTTTATGCTTTAAGAGCAGTTGTTCCGAATATCTCAAAGATGGATAAAGCATCGCTGCTTGGAGATGCAATTGCTTATATCACAGATCTCCAGGCAAGAATTAGGGTTTTAGATGCTGAGAAGGAGATGGTAGGCGACAAGCAAAAGCAGCAGGTTATCCTGGAGATTGATTTTCATCAAAGACAAGATGATGCAGTTGTAAGAGTAGGCTGCCCTTTGAATGCTCACCCTGTTTCTAGAGTTTTGAAGACATTTCAGGAACATCAAGTGGTGGCACAAGAATCCAATGTCTCATTAACAGAAAACGGCGAACTTGTACACATGTTCTCTATACGAGCTCCTGGCCCTGCTGCTGAGGATTTGAAGGAAAAGCTGACAGCTGCTCTGTCTAAATGA
- the LOC101258869 gene encoding iron-sulfur protein required for NADH dehydrogenase, mitochondrial isoform X1: MKRFLKKFTIGGVREFSMQNSRNPKTQSLKIEGIKDIIAVASGKGGVGKSTTAVNLAVSLAKRCQLKVGLLDADIYGPSIPLMMHLKGKPELSNDRKMIPIESYGVKCISIGSLVDEREAIVWRGPMVMKALEQLTRGVDWGILDVLVIDMPPGTGDTQISISQRLQLSGGLIVSTPQDVALLDARRGVKMFSKVNVPILGILENMSYFKCPKCNESSFIFGQGGARKTAEEMGLKFLGEIPLEVEIRSGSDEGVPIVMSNPDSVISQVYGNVAEKVVMRLEEVDKEQHFRPDVSL, encoded by the exons ATGAAGcgtttcttgaaaaaattcaCC ATTGGAGGGGTTAGGGAGTTTTCTATGCAAAATTCAAGAAATCCAAAAACCCAAAGCCTCAAAATTGAAGGGATTAAAGATATTATAGCAGTTGCTTCTGGGAAAGGTGGTGTTGGCAAGTCCACTACTGCTG TTAATTTGGCTGTTTCACTTGCCAAAAGGTGTCAACTTAAAGTTGGGTTGCTGGATGCGGATATTTATGGGCCTTCAATTCCTTTGATGATGCACCTCAAGGGAAAGCCAGAACTGAGCAATG ATAGGAAGATGATTCCGATTGAAAGTTATGGAGTTAAATGTATATCAATTGGATCTCTTGTAGACGAAAGGGAAGCAATTGTGTGGAGAGGGCCTATG GTAATGAAAGCCCTTGAACAGTTGACAAGGGGAGTGGATTGGGGGATcctagatgttcttgtgatagATATGCCTCCCGGTACTGGTGATACTCAGATATCAATTTCCCAAAGGCTACAATTATCAG GAGGGTTGATTGTTTCGACTCCTCAAGATGTTGCTTTACTGGATGCTCGCAGAGGAGTTAAAATGTTCTCCAAGGTTAATGTTCCG ATACTGGGAATTTTGGAGAATATGAGCTACTTTAAATGCCCAAAATGCAATGAATCGTCCTTTATCTTTGGTCAAGGAGGAGCTAGGAAAACAGCTGAGGAGATGGGTCTGAAATTTCTTGGTGAG ATACCACTTGAAGTGGAGATCAGAAGCGGTTCCGACGAAGGTGTTCCCATTGTTATGTCAAACCCTGATTCTGTAATCTCTCAAGTATATGGCAATGTGGCTGAAAAAGTTGTCATGAGGCTTGAAGAGGTAGATAAGGAGCAACACTTCAGGCCAGATGTATCTCTTTAA
- the LOC101258869 gene encoding iron-sulfur protein required for NADH dehydrogenase, mitochondrial isoform X2 yields MKRFLKKFTIGGVREFSMQNSRNPKTQSLKIEGIKDIIAVASGKGGVGKSTTAVNLAVSLAKRCQLKVGLLDADIYGPSIPLMMHLKGKPELSNDRKMIPIESYGVKCISIGSLVDEREAIVWRGPMVMKALEQLTRGVDWGILDVLVIDMPPGTGDTQISISQRLQLSGGLIVSTPQDVALLDARRGVKMFSKVNVPILGILENMSYFKCPKCNESSFIFGQGGARKTAEEMGLKFLGE; encoded by the exons ATGAAGcgtttcttgaaaaaattcaCC ATTGGAGGGGTTAGGGAGTTTTCTATGCAAAATTCAAGAAATCCAAAAACCCAAAGCCTCAAAATTGAAGGGATTAAAGATATTATAGCAGTTGCTTCTGGGAAAGGTGGTGTTGGCAAGTCCACTACTGCTG TTAATTTGGCTGTTTCACTTGCCAAAAGGTGTCAACTTAAAGTTGGGTTGCTGGATGCGGATATTTATGGGCCTTCAATTCCTTTGATGATGCACCTCAAGGGAAAGCCAGAACTGAGCAATG ATAGGAAGATGATTCCGATTGAAAGTTATGGAGTTAAATGTATATCAATTGGATCTCTTGTAGACGAAAGGGAAGCAATTGTGTGGAGAGGGCCTATG GTAATGAAAGCCCTTGAACAGTTGACAAGGGGAGTGGATTGGGGGATcctagatgttcttgtgatagATATGCCTCCCGGTACTGGTGATACTCAGATATCAATTTCCCAAAGGCTACAATTATCAG GAGGGTTGATTGTTTCGACTCCTCAAGATGTTGCTTTACTGGATGCTCGCAGAGGAGTTAAAATGTTCTCCAAGGTTAATGTTCCG ATACTGGGAATTTTGGAGAATATGAGCTACTTTAAATGCCCAAAATGCAATGAATCGTCCTTTATCTTTGGTCAAGGAGGAGCTAGGAAAACAGCTGAGGAGATGGGTCTGAAATTTCTTGGTGAG TAG
- the LOC101258566 gene encoding flowering locus K homology domain-like translates to MASIKPRIVTLMSRLASTASFDISSIHQMAEESYQEHDLGNVYNAENVHSAADGHTGEVDNAHTLENIQEMDNAHENLLPEEVKLEPEEVQVAFLQEHPVKLEQEEAQVESLQEHVIKSEPEEMQVAENGSGGGEEKRWPGWPGENVFRMLVPSQKVGGIIGRKGEYIKKTCEETKARIKVLDGPHGTKERAVMISAREEPNLSIPPAMDGLLKVHKRIIDVDYDSNAPGGAGKPASTRLLVAATQAAILIGKQGATVKSIQDESHCTIRVLGGEHLPVFALPDDSIVEIQGEPAGVHKAVEMIAGHLRKFLVDRSVIGLFEKLMQMPNAHAHQNMPPPGPNQPWGPPPSSFPMSAGGPGYGANHQYMPPPRQFDNYFPRVDMHQDKQPHQGPPVYGRDASMGAHGNAQPQQSIVSKVTQNIQIPLSYADAVIGASGSNISYIRRASGATIAVQETRGVPGEMTVEINGSASQVQTAQQLVQNSIADATSSMQNTAAGPPSQGYNPYPSQGPVYSSSTGHAGHAPSADYGSVYGGSYGY, encoded by the exons ATGGCCTCAATAAAACCTAGAATTGTTACACTTATGTCCCGCCTTGCTTCCACAGCCTCATTCGATATCTCTTCAATTCAT cAAATGGCAGAAGAAAGCTACCAGGAACATGACCTTGGTAATGTCTACAACGCAGAGAATGTGCACAGCGCAGCGGATGGACATACGGGGGAAGTGGACAATGCACATACCCTGGAAAACATTCAGGAAATGGACAATGCACATGAGAACTTGCTTCCAGAAGAGGTAAAATTGGAACCAGAGGAGGTACAAGTTGCGTTTCTTCAGGAACATCCAGTAAAACTGGAACAAGAGGAGGCACAAGTTGAGTCCCTTCAGGAACATGTGATAAAATCGGAACCAGAAGAGATGCAAGTTGCTGAAAACGGTTCAGGTGGTGGTGAGGAAAAAAGATGGCCTGGTTGGCCCGGAGAAAATGTTTTCAGGATGTTAGTTCCTTCTCAGAAGGTTGGTGGTATTATTGGTCGCAAAGGAGAGTATATTAAAAAGACATGTGAAGAGACAAAAGCTCGCATTAAGGTCCTTGATGGTCCTCATGGTACTAAAGAAAGAGCT GTGATGATATCTGCGAGAGAAGAGCCTAACCTCTCCATTCCGCCTGCTATGGATGGACTTTTAAAGGTCCATAAGCGGATAATTGATGTGGATTATGACTCCAATGCTCCTGGTGGTGCTGGGAAACCAGCTTCGACTAGACTACTTGTTGCTGCTACACAGGCTGCAATCCTGATTGGAAAGCAAGGTGCAACTGTTAAGTCTATTCAAGATGAATCTCATTGCACTATTCGAGTACTTGGAGGAG AGCATCTCCCTGTTTTTGCCCTGCCTGATGATAGTATTGTTGAGATACAAGGAGAGCCAGCAGGCGTGCATAAAGCAGTTGAAATGATTGCAGGTCATCTAAGGAAATTTTTAGTAGATCGCAGTGTAATTGGATTATTTGAGAAATTA ATGCAAATGCCAAATGCTCATGCACACCAGAATATGCCCCCGCCTGGACCTAACCAACCTTGGGGTCCACCGCCGTCTAGCTTTCCCATGAGTGCTGGGGGCCCTGGATACGGAGCCAACCATCAGTATATGCCGCCACCGCGTCAATTTGACAATTATTTTCCCCGAGTAGACATGCATCAAGATAAGCAGCCTCATCAGGGTCCCCCTGTTTATGGCAGAGATGCTTCAATGGGAGCTCATGGAAATGCACAACCACAACAATCAATAGTTTCAAAG GTCACACAGAACATACAAATCCCCTTGTCATATGCCGATGCTGTTATTGGGGCTTCTGGTTCAAATATTAGTTATATTCGTCGGGCCAGTGGTGCAACTATTGCAGTACAGGAAACGAGGGGTGTTCCTGGTGAGATGACTGTTGAGATAAATGGGTCTGCATCACAAGTCCAAACAGCACAACAATTAGTTCAG AATTCAATCGCTGATGCTACCAGCTCAATGCAGAACACTGCAGCTGGACCACCTTCCCAAGGTTATAATCCCTACCCTTCTCAGGGTCCTGTGTACTCTTCATCCACTGGTCACGCTGGTCATGCGCCATCTGCAGATTATGGTTCTGTTTATGGAGGTAGCTACGGTTATTAA
- the H1 gene encoding histone H1, producing MATEEPVVAIEPVNEPMVVAEPATEENPPAETDEPKKEKEIKAKKSSAPRKRNPPTHPSYFEMIKEAIVTLKDKTGSSQYAITKFIEDKQKNLPSNFRKMLLAQLKKLVASGKLVKVKSSYKLPAPKAAAPALAKKKSIAKPKAAQAKKATKAKPKPKPKVAAPKAKTATKSKAKPKPVVAAKAKPAAKPKAVVAKPKAAVKPKAPVKAKAAVKPKAANEKPAKVARTSTRSTPSRKAAPKPAVKKAPVKSVKSKTVKSPAKKASARKAKK from the exons ATGGCGACTGAAGAGCCGGTTGTAGCAATCGAGCCTGTGAATGAACCGATGGTCGTAGCTGAACCTGCGACGGAAGAAAATCCACCGGCGGAGACTGATGAACCAAAGAAAGAGAAGGAGATCAAGGCGAAAAAATCATCTGCTCCGAGGAAGAGAAATCCTCCGACTCATCCTTCCTACTTTGAG ATGATTAAGGAAGCGATTGTAACATTGAAGGATAAAACTGGATCGAGTCAGTATGCGATCACAAAGTTCATTGAAGATAAGCAGAAAAATCTTCCATCAAATTTCAGGAAAATGTTGCTTGCTCAATTGAAGAAGCTTGTGGCTTCTGGTAAACTTGTCAAGGTGAAGAGCTCCTACAAGCTTCCAGCTCCAAAGGCAGCTGCTCCTGCTCTTGCTAAGAAAAAGTCCATAGCTAAGCCAAAAGCAGCACAGGCAAAGAAGGCCACCAAGGCAAAGCCGAAGCCAAAACCAAAGGTTGCTGCTCCAAAGGCCAAAACTGCTACCAAATCAAAAGCTAAGCCAAAGCCTGTTGTTGCTGCCAAAGCTAAACCAGCTGCAAAGCCTAAGGCAGTTGTAGCAAAGCCGAAAGCAGCTGTAAAGCCTAAAGCCCCTGTAAAAGCTAAGGCTGCTGTAAAGCCAAAAGCGGCTAATGAGAAGCCAGCTAAGGTAGCAAGGACATCTACTAGGTCGACTCCGTCGAGGAAAGCTGCACCGAAGCCAGCTGTGAAAAAGGCACCGGTGAAGAGTGTGAAATCTAAGACCGTGAAGTCGCCGGCGAAGAAAGCATCCGCCAGGAAGGCAAAGAAGTGA
- the LOC101258273 gene encoding uncharacterized protein isoform X3, with amino-acid sequence MLLMFHLLLIPWLHPPRPDWYEEFYATAMNTSMKSYEAEIEGYKSELFANLRGQAKQILEIGIGTGPNLKYYASEGGTSVYGVDPNRKMEKYAQAAAETAGLPAANFKFLHAVSESLPLRDASVDAVIGTLVLCSVSDVNLTLQEVRRVLKPGGIYLFVEHVAAADGTALRFVQGLLDPLQQAVADGCHFTRKTGKNISEAGFSNVDSRQVVLSTASLINPHIIGIARN; translated from the exons ATGCTTCTGATGTTTCATCTCCTGCTAATCCCATG GTTGCATCCTCCAAGGCCAGATTGGTACGAGGAGTTTTATGCAACAGCCATGAACACAAGTATGAAATCTTACGAAGCTGAG ATTGAAGGTTACAAGTCAGAGCTTTTTGCTAATCTAAGAGGTCAGGCCAAACAAATCCTCGAAATTGGCATTGGGACAGGcccaaatttgaaatattatgccAGTGAGGGGGGCACTTCCGTTTATGGCGTCGATCCAAACAGAAAGATGGAGAAATATGCACAAGCAGCAGCAGAGACTGCAGGCCTTCCAGCTGCGAATTTCAAATTCCTGCATGCA GTTTCTGAGTCCTTGCCATTACGTGATGCTTCAGTTGATGCTGTCATTGGCACTCTTGTATTATGTTCTGTCTCAGATGTTAATCTGACACTGCAGG AGGTCAGAAGGGTGCTCAAGCCTGGTGGTATTTACCTCTTTGTTGAACATGTGGCTGCAGCAG ATGGTACAGCTCTCAGATTTGTTCAGGGATTGCTCGATCCGTTGCAGCAGGCTGTTGCAGATGGTTGTCATTTTACCAGGAAAACAGGAAAGAATATATCTGAAGCCGGTTTCTCAAATGTAGATAGTCGTCAAGTAGTATTATCAACTGCCTCTCTGATAAATCCTCATATCATTGGCATAGCTCGCAACTAG
- the LOC101258273 gene encoding uncharacterized protein isoform X1 → MLIHTTLYPKFHCTHKVNSSVSESTTPKDVPFHSQMQNELKKRVKDPLCSSNKFCFCCTRRHFMAALGAAALLPIHPSHASDVSSPANPMAMLNRLHPPRPDWYEEFYATAMNTSMKSYEAEIEGYKSELFANLRGQAKQILEIGIGTGPNLKYYASEGGTSVYGVDPNRKMEKYAQAAAETAGLPAANFKFLHAVSESLPLRDASVDAVIGTLVLCSVSDVNLTLQEVRRVLKPGGIYLFVEHVAAADGTALRFVQGLLDPLQQAVADGCHFTRKTGKNISEAGFSNVDSRQVVLSTASLINPHIIGIARN, encoded by the exons ATGTTGATACATACAACTTTGTATCCCAAGTTTCACTGTACCCACAAAGTGAATTCATCTGTTTCTGAAAGCACAACTCCAAAAGATGTCCCCTTTCATTCTCAAATGCAAAATGAGTTGAAGAAAAGGGTTAAAGACCCTTTGTGTAGTAGTAACAAATTTTGCTTTTGCTGCACTAGAAGACACTTTATGGCTGCACTAGGAGCAGCTGCTCTATTGCCTATTCATCCTTCACATGCTTCTGATGTTTCATCTCCTGCTAATCCCATG GCTATGTTGAATAGGTTGCATCCTCCAAGGCCAGATTGGTACGAGGAGTTTTATGCAACAGCCATGAACACAAGTATGAAATCTTACGAAGCTGAG ATTGAAGGTTACAAGTCAGAGCTTTTTGCTAATCTAAGAGGTCAGGCCAAACAAATCCTCGAAATTGGCATTGGGACAGGcccaaatttgaaatattatgccAGTGAGGGGGGCACTTCCGTTTATGGCGTCGATCCAAACAGAAAGATGGAGAAATATGCACAAGCAGCAGCAGAGACTGCAGGCCTTCCAGCTGCGAATTTCAAATTCCTGCATGCA GTTTCTGAGTCCTTGCCATTACGTGATGCTTCAGTTGATGCTGTCATTGGCACTCTTGTATTATGTTCTGTCTCAGATGTTAATCTGACACTGCAGG AGGTCAGAAGGGTGCTCAAGCCTGGTGGTATTTACCTCTTTGTTGAACATGTGGCTGCAGCAG ATGGTACAGCTCTCAGATTTGTTCAGGGATTGCTCGATCCGTTGCAGCAGGCTGTTGCAGATGGTTGTCATTTTACCAGGAAAACAGGAAAGAATATATCTGAAGCCGGTTTCTCAAATGTAGATAGTCGTCAAGTAGTATTATCAACTGCCTCTCTGATAAATCCTCATATCATTGGCATAGCTCGCAACTAG
- the LOC101258273 gene encoding uncharacterized protein isoform X2, with protein MLIHTTLYPKFHCTHKVNSSVSESTTPKDVPFHSQMQNELKKRVKDPLCSSNKFCFCCTRRHFMAALGAAALLPIHPSHASDVSSPANPMAMLNRLHPPRPDWYEEFYATAMNTSMKSYEAEIEGYKSELFANLRGQAKQILEIGIGTGPNLKYYASEGGTSVYGVDPNRKMEKYAQAAAETAGLPAANFKFLHAVSESLPLRDASVDAVIGTLVLCSVSDVNLTLQEVRRVLKPGGIYLFVEHVAAAALRFVQGLLDPLQQAVADGCHFTRKTGKNISEAGFSNVDSRQVVLSTASLINPHIIGIARN; from the exons ATGTTGATACATACAACTTTGTATCCCAAGTTTCACTGTACCCACAAAGTGAATTCATCTGTTTCTGAAAGCACAACTCCAAAAGATGTCCCCTTTCATTCTCAAATGCAAAATGAGTTGAAGAAAAGGGTTAAAGACCCTTTGTGTAGTAGTAACAAATTTTGCTTTTGCTGCACTAGAAGACACTTTATGGCTGCACTAGGAGCAGCTGCTCTATTGCCTATTCATCCTTCACATGCTTCTGATGTTTCATCTCCTGCTAATCCCATG GCTATGTTGAATAGGTTGCATCCTCCAAGGCCAGATTGGTACGAGGAGTTTTATGCAACAGCCATGAACACAAGTATGAAATCTTACGAAGCTGAG ATTGAAGGTTACAAGTCAGAGCTTTTTGCTAATCTAAGAGGTCAGGCCAAACAAATCCTCGAAATTGGCATTGGGACAGGcccaaatttgaaatattatgccAGTGAGGGGGGCACTTCCGTTTATGGCGTCGATCCAAACAGAAAGATGGAGAAATATGCACAAGCAGCAGCAGAGACTGCAGGCCTTCCAGCTGCGAATTTCAAATTCCTGCATGCA GTTTCTGAGTCCTTGCCATTACGTGATGCTTCAGTTGATGCTGTCATTGGCACTCTTGTATTATGTTCTGTCTCAGATGTTAATCTGACACTGCAGG AGGTCAGAAGGGTGCTCAAGCCTGGTGGTATTTACCTCTTTGTTGAACATGTGGCTGCAGCAG CTCTCAGATTTGTTCAGGGATTGCTCGATCCGTTGCAGCAGGCTGTTGCAGATGGTTGTCATTTTACCAGGAAAACAGGAAAGAATATATCTGAAGCCGGTTTCTCAAATGTAGATAGTCGTCAAGTAGTATTATCAACTGCCTCTCTGATAAATCCTCATATCATTGGCATAGCTCGCAACTAG
- the LOC101261039 gene encoding protein AGENET DOMAIN (AGD)-CONTAINING P1-like, with translation MANRNDVEKNHKRRVNVISMNIRKLVYKRQEASRIFQRNDEVEAVSEEKGYLGSYYRATILYPVGNCSDYRVKYKTLVNDDQITPLEWYVRASELRPVPPEISSETKPMETYDIVDAYDKEGWWIGVITGKVEQEYRVYFPTSKEEIVFSADKLRFHQEWSDGEWKFPSFG, from the coding sequence ATGGCAAATCGAAATGATGtcgaaaaaaatcacaaaagaagAGTTAATGTGATCTCAATGAACATAAGAAAACTAGTATACAAGAGACAAGAAGCATCAAGAATATTTCAAAGGAATGATGAGGTTGAAGCTGTGAGTGAAGAAAAAGGGTATTTGGGTTCTTACTACAGGGCAACTATTCTTTACCCTGTTGGCAATTGTAGTGATTACAGAGTCAAGTACAAGACTCTTgtgaatgatgatcaaatcACGCCACTGGAGTGGTATGTACGTGCCTCTGAGCTCCGTCCAGTTCCACCTGAAATTTCAAGTGAAACAAAGCCAATGGAAACCTACGACATCGTTGATGCGTATGACAAGGAAGGCTGGTGGATAGGGGTCATAACTGGCAAAGTTGAACAAGAGTATCGTGTCTATTTTCCTACTTCAAAGGAGGAGATTGTGTTTTCTGCTGATAAGCTAAGGTTTCATCAAGAATGGTCTGATGGCGAGTGGAAATTTCCTTCATTTGGTTAA